The following proteins are co-located in the Desulfatitalea tepidiphila genome:
- the groL gene encoding chaperonin GroEL (60 kDa chaperone family; promotes refolding of misfolded polypeptides especially under stressful conditions; forms two stacked rings of heptamers to form a barrel-shaped 14mer; ends can be capped by GroES; misfolded proteins enter the barrel where they are refolded when GroES binds), which produces MTAKVIKYDMKAREAMLKGVQTLADAVVVTLGPKGRNVVIDKSWGSPTVTKDGVTVAKEIELEDKFENMGAQMVKEVASKTSDMAGDGTTTATVLARAIYEEGQKLVAAGNNPMAIKRGIEKAVEVAVKELHKMSKPTKDQREIAQVGTISANNDETIGNIIAEAMNKVGKEGVITVEEAKSMETTLDVVEGMQFDRGYLSPYFVTDPEKMVASLEDPYLLINEKKVSNMKDLLPILEQVAKMGKPLVIIAEDVDGEALATLVVNKLRGTLQVAAVKAPGFGDRRKAMLEDIAILTGGQVVSEDLGIKLENLTLADLGKAKRVTIDKDNTTIVDGAGARSALEGRVKQIRAQIEETTSDYDREKLQERLAKLIGGVAVINVGAATESEMKEKKARVEDALNATRAAVEEGIVPGGGVALVRTIPALEKIKIRSDQKLGVKVVMRAIEEPLRQIANNAGFEGSVVIDKVKNSEGAMGYNADTNTYEDLIEAGVIDPTKVVRFALQNAGSVASLMLTTEAMVAEKPEEKQDAMPGGAPGMGGMGGMGGMM; this is translated from the coding sequence ATGACCGCTAAAGTGATTAAGTACGACATGAAAGCCCGTGAAGCCATGCTCAAGGGCGTTCAGACACTGGCAGACGCAGTCGTCGTCACATTGGGCCCCAAGGGGCGTAATGTCGTGATCGACAAGTCATGGGGATCACCCACCGTCACAAAGGACGGTGTTACGGTTGCCAAAGAGATCGAGCTGGAAGACAAGTTCGAAAACATGGGTGCCCAGATGGTAAAAGAGGTTGCCAGCAAGACCAGCGATATGGCCGGTGACGGCACCACGACGGCAACCGTTCTGGCACGCGCCATCTATGAAGAAGGGCAAAAGCTCGTTGCGGCCGGCAACAACCCCATGGCGATCAAGCGCGGCATCGAGAAAGCCGTTGAAGTCGCCGTCAAAGAGTTGCACAAGATGAGCAAACCCACCAAAGATCAGCGTGAAATCGCCCAGGTCGGCACCATTTCCGCCAACAACGACGAGACCATCGGCAACATCATTGCTGAAGCGATGAACAAAGTCGGGAAAGAAGGCGTCATTACCGTCGAGGAAGCCAAATCCATGGAAACCACCCTCGATGTGGTAGAAGGTATGCAGTTTGATCGGGGTTACCTTTCCCCCTATTTCGTGACCGATCCGGAAAAAATGGTGGCTTCCCTTGAAGATCCCTACCTGTTGATCAACGAGAAAAAAGTGAGCAACATGAAGGATCTCCTGCCGATCCTCGAGCAGGTCGCCAAAATGGGTAAGCCCTTGGTCATCATCGCCGAAGACGTCGATGGCGAAGCGCTGGCCACACTGGTCGTCAACAAGCTGCGCGGCACTCTCCAGGTTGCAGCCGTAAAGGCACCCGGCTTCGGTGATCGCCGCAAAGCCATGCTCGAAGATATTGCTATTCTGACCGGCGGTCAGGTTGTTTCCGAGGATTTGGGTATCAAGCTTGAGAACCTAACCCTGGCCGATCTGGGCAAGGCCAAACGCGTAACCATCGACAAGGACAACACCACGATCGTCGATGGCGCCGGTGCGCGCTCCGCGCTGGAAGGCCGCGTCAAACAGATCCGCGCCCAAATCGAAGAGACCACCTCGGACTACGACCGTGAAAAGCTCCAGGAACGTCTGGCCAAATTGATCGGCGGCGTGGCCGTCATCAATGTCGGCGCTGCCACGGAATCCGAAATGAAAGAGAAAAAAGCACGCGTCGAAGACGCCCTCAATGCAACTCGCGCGGCGGTTGAAGAAGGCATCGTGCCCGGTGGCGGCGTCGCTCTGGTCAGGACGATTCCGGCTCTTGAAAAGATCAAGATCAGATCCGATCAAAAACTGGGTGTGAAAGTGGTGATGCGCGCCATCGAAGAACCCCTCCGTCAAATCGCCAACAACGCCGGCTTTGAAGGTTCGGTGGTAATTGATAAGGTTAAGAATTCGGAAGGTGCCATGGGCTACAACGCCGATACCAACACCTATGAAGACCTCATTGAGGCAGGCGTCATCGATCCCACCAAAGTGGTTCGGTTTGCCCTCCAGAATGCAGGCAGCGTCGCTTCGTTAATGCTGACGACCGAGGCGATGGTCGCCGAGAAGCCTGAAGAGAAACAAGATGCCATGCCGGGCGGCGCACCGGGTATGGGTGGCATGGGCGGCATGGGCGGCATGATGTAA
- the groES gene encoding co-chaperone GroES, with amino-acid sequence MKLRPLQDRILVQRVEEETTTKGGIIIPDTAKEKPAEGKVVAVGNGKVGDDGKRVPLEIKTGDRILFGKYAGTEVKINGEEYLIMREDDVLGVLG; translated from the coding sequence ATGAAACTCAGACCATTGCAGGATCGTATTCTCGTACAGCGGGTGGAGGAAGAAACCACGACAAAAGGCGGCATTATCATTCCAGACACCGCCAAAGAAAAGCCGGCGGAAGGAAAAGTGGTGGCTGTTGGAAACGGTAAAGTGGGTGACGATGGTAAGCGCGTGCCCCTGGAGATTAAAACCGGCGATCGTATCCTCTTTGGGAAATATGCTGGTACCGAAGTAAAGATTAATGGTGAAGAATATCTCATCATGCGTGAAGACGACGTATTGGGCGTCCTTGGCTAG
- a CDS encoding FmdB family zinc ribbon protein has translation MPIYEYQCANCGRVEEVMQKISEKPLTKCGHCNGKMHKLISHSAFHLKGTGWYVTDYAGKSQGRESTSNASPNAAKSGESNSTEKNKTD, from the coding sequence ATGCCAATTTATGAGTACCAATGTGCGAATTGCGGTCGAGTCGAAGAGGTGATGCAGAAAATTTCTGAAAAACCGCTAACCAAATGCGGACACTGCAACGGAAAAATGCACAAGCTCATATCTCATAGCGCGTTCCATCTTAAAGGAACAGGATGGTACGTAACCGATTATGCGGGAAAGTCCCAAGGCCGCGAAAGCACCAGTAATGCTTCCCCCAATGCCGCCAAATCCGGCGAATCCAATTCAACCGAAAAAAACAAAACCGATTGA
- a CDS encoding 30S ribosomal protein bS22: MGSVIKKRRKKMRKHKHRKLLARTRHQRRKGK, encoded by the coding sequence TTGGGCAGCGTTATCAAAAAGCGCAGAAAAAAGATGAGAAAGCATAAACATCGCAAGCTGTTGGCTCGCACCCGACACCAGCGTAGAAAGGGCAAATAA
- the hflC gene encoding protease modulator HflC — translation MNIKVIIGAVAAFVLIVAFSSAYTVDETEQVVITRFSRVERVSQEPGLKFKIPVIEKAIIYPKNLQEWDGDPGQIPTMDKTYIWVDSFGRWKIVDPVLFFKTIGTDSRLAIPRLNEIIDPAARNLITSNRLIEAVRNSNRELDTLEVFDTGTGDVTIDTEDVTERKPSTYTIQVGRSQIDALILEQARDKLEEFGIELVDVKIKRIDYVEEVRKSVYARMIAERKQIAEKFRSEGRGEAQKILGDKELDLKRIQSEAYRTAQQIKGKADGESTRLYAQAYSIDPEFYSFKKTMEIYAETLGKDSNLVLSTESELFKFLKGYAGER, via the coding sequence ATGAATATCAAAGTCATCATCGGTGCAGTGGCCGCCTTCGTATTGATCGTGGCCTTTTCCAGCGCCTATACCGTGGACGAGACGGAACAAGTCGTGATTACCCGATTCAGCCGGGTCGAGCGGGTCAGTCAGGAGCCGGGACTGAAATTCAAGATCCCCGTTATCGAAAAGGCGATCATCTATCCCAAGAACTTGCAGGAGTGGGACGGTGATCCAGGCCAGATCCCGACAATGGACAAGACCTATATCTGGGTGGACTCCTTCGGTCGCTGGAAGATCGTCGACCCGGTCCTCTTTTTCAAAACCATCGGTACGGATTCGCGACTGGCCATTCCCCGTTTGAACGAAATCATCGATCCGGCCGCGCGCAACCTGATCACCTCCAACCGGCTGATCGAAGCGGTCCGGAACTCCAACCGGGAACTGGACACCCTGGAAGTTTTCGATACAGGTACGGGAGACGTCACCATCGATACGGAGGATGTGACCGAACGCAAGCCATCGACCTATACGATCCAGGTCGGCAGGAGCCAGATCGACGCCTTGATTTTGGAGCAGGCCCGGGACAAGTTGGAGGAATTCGGTATCGAGTTGGTGGATGTCAAAATCAAGCGCATCGATTACGTGGAAGAGGTGCGCAAATCGGTTTACGCCCGAATGATCGCCGAGCGAAAGCAGATTGCGGAGAAATTCCGCTCTGAAGGGCGCGGTGAAGCCCAGAAGATATTAGGCGATAAGGAGCTGGACCTGAAACGAATCCAGTCCGAAGCCTATCGCACCGCTCAGCAGATCAAAGGCAAGGCGGACGGCGAATCGACTCGGCTTTATGCTCAGGCATACAGCATTGACCCTGAATTTTACTCTTTCAAGAAAACCATGGAAATCTATGCGGAGACCCTCGGCAAGGACAGCAATCTGGTTCTTTCGACCGAATCGGAGTTATTCAAGTTTCTGAAGGGGTACGCCGGCGAAAGGTAG